Proteins from a single region of Chryseobacterium sp. T16E-39:
- a CDS encoding type 1 glutamine amidotransferase domain-containing protein: MKKKILFVVTSHDKKGDTGENTGYYLGEVSHPWEVLHHAGYDIDFVSPKGGTPPVDGFDLKDPVNKEFWENKEYKNKIDHSLQPSEVKPADYSAIFYAGGHGAMWDFADNTELASIASKIYENGGIVAGVCHGPAGLVNIKLNDGKYLVDGKKINAFTNEEEAEVKLTNVVPFLLEEQLKARGAKFEKSGLWQTHVVTDQRVITGQNPQSAKAVGEAILKELNK, from the coding sequence ATGAAAAAGAAAATTTTATTCGTCGTGACAAGTCATGACAAAAAAGGAGATACCGGAGAAAACACCGGATATTATTTGGGAGAAGTCTCTCATCCCTGGGAAGTTCTTCACCATGCGGGATATGATATCGATTTTGTAAGTCCAAAAGGAGGAACACCTCCTGTAGATGGATTTGATCTTAAAGATCCTGTAAACAAAGAATTCTGGGAAAATAAAGAATATAAAAATAAAATCGATCATTCGCTACAACCTTCTGAAGTGAAACCCGCTGATTATTCAGCAATCTTCTACGCCGGAGGACATGGTGCCATGTGGGATTTTGCTGATAATACAGAATTAGCATCTATCGCTTCAAAAATTTATGAAAACGGAGGAATTGTAGCAGGAGTTTGTCATGGACCTGCAGGCCTGGTTAATATTAAACTGAACGATGGGAAATACCTGGTGGATGGGAAAAAGATCAATGCTTTCACCAATGAAGAAGAAGCTGAAGTAAAGCTTACGAATGTTGTTCCTTTCCTTTTAGAAGAACAGCTTAAGGCCAGAGGAGCAAAATTTGAAAAATCAGGGCTTTGGCAAACTCATGTGGTGACAGATCAAAGAGTGATCACAGGACAGAACCCTCAATCTGCAAAAGCAGTAGGTGAGGCTATCTTAAAAGAATTAAACAAATAA
- a CDS encoding NAD-dependent epimerase/dehydratase family protein has product MKKVLITGITGYIGGTIAKKLLEKNYHVTGLVRNEDHIKELESLGIESIMGSIHDESVLQSAIDEADAIIHNADSADDAYAVDSIINALEGSGKTLIFTSGSAILGGKENGEKSDFIFTEDIPLSPRLEMASRVLINNYVLQSAQKNIRSIVIVPTMVYGQGLGLKKDSIQVPALIQFSKEKGFGVYFGKGENIWSNVHIEDLADLYVLALENAKAGTLYYAENGSSTIKNIAENISEKYTLLPAQSLSVQEAVNRFSPAGGYFGFASNSLCNADKAKRELGWNPQYNSIEKFI; this is encoded by the coding sequence ATGAAAAAAGTACTCATCACAGGAATTACCGGTTATATTGGTGGGACAATCGCCAAGAAATTACTGGAGAAAAACTATCATGTCACCGGCTTAGTCCGTAATGAAGACCACATAAAAGAATTGGAATCATTAGGAATAGAATCCATTATGGGAAGCATACATGATGAATCGGTTTTACAATCTGCCATTGATGAGGCTGATGCAATTATTCACAATGCCGATTCTGCTGATGACGCTTATGCTGTAGACAGTATTATTAATGCTTTGGAAGGAAGTGGCAAGACTTTAATTTTCACATCAGGATCAGCTATTCTGGGAGGAAAAGAAAATGGAGAGAAAAGTGATTTTATTTTCACTGAAGACATTCCGTTAAGTCCACGGCTGGAAATGGCTTCAAGAGTACTGATCAACAATTATGTTTTGCAGTCTGCTCAAAAGAATATCAGAAGCATTGTTATTGTACCCACAATGGTATATGGGCAAGGTTTAGGATTAAAAAAAGATAGCATCCAGGTTCCTGCATTAATCCAATTTTCGAAAGAAAAGGGTTTTGGAGTGTATTTCGGAAAAGGCGAAAATATATGGTCAAACGTTCATATTGAAGATCTGGCTGATTTATATGTACTTGCTCTGGAAAATGCAAAAGCAGGCACTCTATACTATGCAGAAAATGGCTCATCGACAATAAAGAATATAGCAGAAAATATCAGCGAAAAATACACCTTGCTCCCTGCACAATCTTTAAGTGTTCAGGAGGCTGTGAATAGATTTAGTCCCGCTGGAGGATATTTCGGATTTGCTTCTAATAGTTTGTGTAATGCTGACAAAGCAAAAAGAGAGCTTGGCTGGAATCCTCAATATAACTCAATCGAAAAATTTATTTAA
- a CDS encoding carboxymuconolactone decarboxylase family protein, translated as MSTRINIAKTDAAAYKAMMGLEGYLQTISLNPIQKELIKIRASQINGCAFCLDMHTKDAMKYGETPQRIYLLNAWREALELFTEEEQILLAMTEEITLISHKGLTEETYQKATSFFDDNQIAQIIMAIITINAWNRIAISTHLPIMK; from the coding sequence ATGAGTACTAGAATCAATATTGCAAAAACAGATGCAGCGGCTTATAAAGCAATGATGGGATTAGAAGGGTATCTTCAGACTATTTCTTTAAACCCTATTCAAAAAGAATTAATTAAAATCAGAGCTTCACAGATCAACGGTTGTGCTTTTTGTTTGGATATGCATACAAAAGACGCTATGAAATATGGTGAAACGCCTCAAAGGATATACCTTTTAAATGCATGGAGAGAAGCTTTGGAATTGTTTACAGAAGAAGAGCAGATCTTACTGGCAATGACGGAAGAGATTACACTGATTAGCCACAAAGGATTAACTGAAGAAACGTATCAAAAAGCAACGTCATTTTTTGATGACAATCAGATTGCACAGATCATTATGGCGATTATAACGATTAATGCATGGAATAGAATTGCTATAAGCACGCATTTACCCATTATGAAGTAA
- a CDS encoding winged helix-turn-helix transcriptional regulator, whose amino-acid sequence MSKIIENGIEREATCTEELFAMRDSLDVLGGKWKLMILRYLTNRTDLLIHFKKLQRGIDGISAKMLSKELKELEMNLLITRTIQDTKPITVTYAVTEYGKSVLPVTETLVNWGIIHREKIRQSMGVGDLKI is encoded by the coding sequence ATGTCAAAAATTATAGAAAACGGAATCGAACGTGAAGCAACGTGCACGGAAGAATTATTTGCCATGCGCGATAGCCTGGATGTTCTAGGAGGGAAATGGAAGCTGATGATTCTGCGTTATTTAACGAACCGTACAGATCTGCTGATTCATTTTAAAAAACTTCAAAGAGGGATTGATGGGATTTCCGCAAAAATGCTGAGTAAGGAATTAAAGGAACTTGAAATGAATTTGCTCATTACACGTACGATCCAGGATACGAAACCCATTACCGTAACCTATGCGGTGACTGAATATGGAAAGTCAGTGCTTCCGGTTACAGAAACCTTAGTGAACTGGGGGATTATCCATCGCGAAAAGATCAGGCAGTCGATGGGAGTTGGTGATTTAAAGATTTAA
- a CDS encoding DoxX family protein: MTHKKIQFPQLFLRIAIAVSMLSAVADRFGFWGKNAAWGNWENFEKYTRQLTFFLPESLSQFSAYMATFFEIAIPLLLLLGFKTRIAAYGAGFLLLIFALSMTIALGVKAPLDYSVWVGSAAGFLLAGQQQFSLSLDQLTKKI; this comes from the coding sequence ATGACTCATAAAAAAATACAATTTCCACAATTATTTTTAAGAATTGCAATCGCGGTCAGTATGCTTTCTGCGGTAGCAGATCGTTTCGGTTTCTGGGGCAAAAATGCAGCATGGGGAAACTGGGAGAATTTTGAAAAATATACCCGGCAGCTAACCTTTTTCCTTCCGGAAAGTTTAAGTCAATTTTCAGCATATATGGCGACATTCTTTGAAATTGCTATTCCGCTACTCTTGCTTTTGGGCTTTAAAACTAGAATAGCAGCTTATGGCGCAGGATTTTTACTGCTGATTTTTGCACTGTCCATGACAATTGCTCTGGGAGTAAAGGCTCCTCTTGATTATTCTGTCTGGGTAGGAAGTGCAGCAGGATTTCTATTAGCGGGTCAACAACAGTTTTCATTGAGTTTAGATCAATTAACCAAAAAAATATAA
- a CDS encoding aldo/keto reductase encodes MEYRKLGNTDLELSVITHGAFAIGGNMWGGNEKQDSINSIHASLDNGVTSIDTAPFYGFGLSEEMIGEAIKGKDRSKIQLLTKFGLVWDGSNQGKGEFFFNAEDNGKTLPVYKFASKENIIKEVEESLQRLGTDYIDLLQLHWPDNSTPISETMEALELLIQQGKIRAAGVSNYLVEQMEEASETIQLASNQVSYSMLNRAIEKDLVPYSLENNTGIIVYSPMERGLLTGKYFKQAQLKADDHRNGYFAQFDLEKVKTFLETLEGIAQEKNATVSQLVLRWTALQPAISVVLAGARNAQQAIENAQAMSVDLSQEELNIINSALKGI; translated from the coding sequence ATGGAATATAGAAAATTAGGCAATACCGATCTTGAATTATCAGTGATTACACACGGTGCTTTTGCCATCGGTGGAAACATGTGGGGTGGAAATGAAAAACAAGATTCCATCAACTCTATCCATGCTTCTTTAGATAACGGAGTGACATCCATTGATACGGCACCTTTTTATGGTTTCGGATTAAGTGAAGAAATGATTGGTGAAGCTATTAAAGGAAAAGACCGTTCGAAAATCCAGCTTTTAACCAAATTCGGTTTGGTTTGGGATGGAAGTAATCAGGGTAAAGGTGAATTCTTTTTTAATGCAGAAGATAATGGAAAAACCCTTCCGGTATATAAATTCGCTTCTAAAGAAAACATTATTAAAGAAGTTGAGGAAAGTCTGCAACGCCTGGGAACAGATTATATTGATCTTTTACAGTTGCACTGGCCGGATAACTCTACGCCGATTAGCGAAACAATGGAAGCGTTAGAACTATTGATTCAACAAGGGAAAATCAGAGCAGCAGGAGTAAGCAATTATCTTGTAGAGCAGATGGAAGAAGCATCTGAAACAATTCAACTGGCAAGCAATCAGGTTTCTTACAGCATGCTGAACCGTGCAATCGAAAAAGATCTTGTCCCTTATTCTTTAGAAAACAACACTGGAATTATCGTTTATAGCCCTATGGAAAGAGGATTATTAACAGGAAAGTATTTCAAGCAGGCTCAATTAAAAGCTGATGACCATCGTAATGGGTATTTTGCTCAATTTGATCTTGAAAAAGTAAAAACTTTCTTAGAAACTCTGGAAGGTATAGCACAAGAGAAAAACGCTACCGTTTCACAGTTGGTTTTACGTTGGACAGCACTACAACCCGCAATAAGCGTAGTATTAGCAGGAGCTCGTAATGCACAGCAGGCCATTGAAAATGCACAGGCAATGTCTGTAGACCTTTCTCAGGAAGAATTAAACATCATCAATTCTGCACTGAAAGGAATTTAA
- a CDS encoding Crp/Fnr family transcriptional regulator: MDTFKTHLDKFITISEEEYVSVLSFFEVVEVKKKQTLLFDGEVCKSMYFVSKGCLRKFFVNEKGVEQTTEFAVENWWITDTFAYERQIKTEFNIQSVERSSLLVIDLETQELLLKKHPVMERYFRMIYQRAYAASERRIRYLYEMSREELYVHFSTQYPWFIQRIPQYLIASFLGFTPEYLSEIRAKLRS; the protein is encoded by the coding sequence ATGGATACTTTTAAAACCCATCTGGATAAATTCATTACGATCTCGGAAGAGGAGTATGTTTCTGTGCTGTCTTTTTTTGAGGTTGTAGAAGTGAAAAAAAAGCAGACCCTACTTTTTGACGGTGAGGTTTGTAAATCCATGTACTTTGTTTCAAAGGGATGTCTGAGAAAATTTTTCGTTAATGAAAAAGGGGTTGAACAAACCACTGAATTTGCAGTTGAAAATTGGTGGATCACAGATACATTTGCTTACGAAAGACAAATAAAAACTGAATTTAATATTCAATCAGTAGAACGTTCCTCTCTTTTGGTCATTGATCTTGAAACTCAGGAATTGTTGTTAAAAAAGCATCCGGTAATGGAGCGCTATTTCCGAATGATTTATCAGAGGGCCTATGCCGCTTCTGAAAGAAGAATCCGCTATTTATATGAAATGAGCAGAGAAGAGCTGTACGTTCATTTCAGTACACAATATCCTTGGTTTATCCAACGGATCCCACAATATCTAATTGCTTCTTTTCTCGGTTTTACTCCCGAGTATCTTAGTGAAATACGGGCGAAATTACGTTCTTAA
- a CDS encoding zinc-binding alcohol dehydrogenase family protein: protein MKTVILNKNFQLEDGIIEKPQPKNNEVLIQIKASGFNPIDYQMIENELERRLVSSPVLGRELSGVIVGKGEDASQFNIGDEVTCGSGSMGSNGSYAEFITVPEAIVVLKPKNISFEQAAAIPSVGMTALQTFDRIPLKPGDSILITGATGGVGSFLIKLLLADHFNNIVATVGSEENRTLLLEMGLKKDQIINYKEDHLKEKLIKANGNQYFDFGVDLVGNYMSEITAEVLKVHGMYVDVTALISKDAKEILFNKGNIIMNISNYTHSMTKNYDYYKSSLTRISNLIEEKIIVPPKYKVLGTLSLETVLTAHQMLKNNLTQGNKLIMTH from the coding sequence ATGAAAACAGTAATCCTTAATAAAAACTTTCAGTTAGAAGACGGCATTATTGAAAAACCTCAGCCTAAAAACAATGAGGTTTTAATTCAGATAAAAGCCAGTGGTTTTAATCCCATCGATTATCAGATGATTGAAAATGAACTTGAACGACGATTGGTCAGCTCCCCGGTTTTAGGGCGTGAACTCTCCGGAGTTATTGTGGGCAAAGGAGAAGATGCTTCTCAGTTTAATATTGGTGATGAAGTAACTTGTGGCAGCGGTTCCATGGGAAGTAATGGCTCTTACGCTGAATTTATTACCGTTCCGGAAGCTATCGTGGTTTTGAAACCTAAAAATATCTCTTTTGAACAGGCTGCGGCCATCCCATCTGTTGGAATGACTGCCTTACAAACCTTTGACCGCATCCCTTTAAAACCAGGCGACAGCATTTTAATTACAGGTGCCACTGGTGGCGTTGGATCTTTTTTAATAAAACTATTGCTAGCTGATCACTTCAATAATATCGTTGCGACGGTAGGATCAGAAGAAAACAGAACCTTATTGCTTGAGATGGGCTTAAAAAAAGACCAGATCATCAATTATAAGGAAGATCATTTGAAAGAAAAATTAATTAAAGCAAACGGCAATCAGTATTTTGATTTCGGAGTGGATCTCGTAGGAAATTATATGTCTGAAATAACTGCTGAAGTATTGAAAGTACATGGAATGTACGTTGACGTAACAGCACTGATTAGTAAAGATGCTAAAGAAATCCTATTTAATAAAGGAAATATCATCATGAACATTTCCAACTATACCCATAGCATGACAAAGAATTATGATTATTATAAAAGTAGCTTAACAAGAATTTCTAATCTTATTGAAGAAAAAATTATTGTTCCTCCAAAATATAAAGTCCTTGGAACTCTTTCTTTGGAAACAGTCCTTACGGCCCATCAAATGCTTAAAAACAATCTTACTCAGGGAAATAAATTGATCATGACCCATTAA
- a CDS encoding putative quinol monooxygenase has protein sequence MKIYLTAIIKAKEEHQAEVLEVLQNMVKETRKEEACELYSLHQGIEDKNEFIFYEIWKDEAGLDQHNQQPYIQAFGALIDEKLQEIPQIYKTNIL, from the coding sequence ATGAAAATATATCTTACAGCAATCATCAAAGCAAAAGAAGAACATCAGGCTGAAGTATTGGAAGTCCTTCAAAATATGGTAAAAGAAACACGCAAAGAAGAGGCTTGTGAGCTTTACAGCCTTCATCAGGGAATAGAGGATAAAAATGAATTTATCTTCTACGAAATATGGAAAGATGAAGCAGGACTTGATCAACACAATCAACAACCATACATCCAGGCATTTGGAGCATTGATTGATGAAAAACTGCAGGAAATCCCTCAAATTTATAAAACCAATATTCTGTAA
- a CDS encoding DUF1304 domain-containing protein, translating to MEIVAKILIAVVALEHIYILWMEMFAWETKGKEVFKAALPAEMFKPTKGLAANQGLYNGFLAAGLIWSFFIKDVEWQTNIALFFLGCVAVAGIYGAISATKKIFFVQALPAILAIIAVLLK from the coding sequence ATGGAAATCGTTGCTAAAATTTTGATAGCAGTAGTCGCATTAGAACACATTTATATTCTCTGGATGGAAATGTTTGCCTGGGAAACCAAAGGGAAAGAAGTTTTCAAAGCCGCCCTACCCGCTGAGATGTTTAAGCCAACAAAAGGATTAGCAGCCAACCAGGGGCTTTATAATGGTTTTCTTGCTGCCGGGCTGATCTGGTCTTTTTTTATCAAGGATGTAGAATGGCAAACGAATATTGCACTCTTCTTTCTCGGATGTGTAGCAGTTGCCGGAATTTATGGAGCTATTTCTGCCACAAAAAAAATCTTTTTCGTCCAGGCTTTACCTGCTATTTTAGCGATCATCGCTGTACTTTTGAAATAA
- a CDS encoding cyclase family protein yields MKNNLITMFGLGVLLAFNTISVKAQNLYVNPEDQSWYPSSYGAHDVIGAANLLTPEVVKGAITLVKQGKTLPLAVAIDKNLPAFRHRSFNLYNIQPGEQAGQSIGPNKFTFNDELVNGWTGVGTQLNGIGHIGINNIYYNGNKAADFVTVEGVKKLGIEKVPPFVTRGVVLDMTAHYGKSVIPGGTEFTVSDIKTVLKKQGITLRKGDVVLFNTGWLELIGKDNKQFLEVEPGIGMEAAQWLADQGIVAFGGDTWASEVYPNPKSKEEFPINQFMLAKKGIYNLELIDSRPLVKEKIWEFLFVLGQPLYKGSTQVNINPVAIY; encoded by the coding sequence ATGAAAAATAATCTGATCACAATGTTCGGGTTGGGAGTCTTATTGGCTTTCAATACGATATCTGTAAAAGCTCAAAATCTGTATGTCAATCCTGAAGATCAGTCATGGTATCCTTCTTCATACGGGGCTCATGATGTAATAGGAGCTGCTAATTTATTAACTCCTGAAGTAGTAAAAGGAGCAATTACATTGGTAAAACAAGGCAAAACATTACCCTTAGCAGTTGCTATTGATAAAAATCTTCCTGCTTTCCGTCACAGAAGTTTTAATTTATATAATATCCAGCCAGGAGAACAGGCTGGTCAAAGTATCGGTCCCAATAAATTCACATTCAATGATGAATTGGTAAATGGATGGACTGGTGTCGGAACACAACTTAACGGAATTGGACATATCGGCATCAACAATATCTACTATAATGGTAACAAAGCTGCTGACTTTGTAACTGTAGAAGGAGTTAAGAAGCTGGGTATTGAAAAAGTTCCACCATTTGTAACCCGCGGTGTTGTCCTGGATATGACAGCACATTACGGAAAATCTGTTATTCCCGGAGGAACAGAATTTACAGTGTCCGATATTAAGACTGTATTGAAAAAACAGGGAATTACTTTAAGAAAAGGAGATGTTGTTCTTTTTAATACGGGATGGCTTGAACTTATCGGCAAAGACAATAAACAGTTTTTGGAAGTTGAACCCGGCATTGGGATGGAGGCTGCACAATGGCTTGCTGATCAGGGAATAGTCGCTTTTGGCGGAGATACCTGGGCTTCAGAGGTATATCCAAACCCTAAGAGTAAAGAAGAATTTCCGATCAATCAGTTTATGCTTGCTAAGAAAGGAATTTATAATCTGGAACTCATTGACAGCCGACCTTTGGTGAAAGAAAAAATCTGGGAATTTCTTTTCGTTTTAGGACAACCGTTGTATAAAGGATCTACACAGGTGAATATCAACCCTGTTGCTATTTATTAA